The nucleotide sequence TTATCTACATTACTAAAAGTAACTATAGTTAATAAAAAAATATAACAAAATATTAATAAATTATATCTATACAAAATAACCTCTTTTATTTATTTATTTTGTGAATTCTAGATATTCTTTCATAACATCTTTGGATGTTCCAGTCATTTTCACTTCGCCTTTATGAAGCCATAAAGAATTTTCACAATGCTCTTCAATCGCTTTTGTATCATGGGAAATCATGACAACAGAATTATCAGAGTTAATCATTTGTTTGATACGCTCTGTACTTTTAGCTTTAAAATGTGCATCGCCTACACTAAATACTTCATCTAAAAGAAGTAAACTTGGTCGAATGCAAGCTGATACTGAAAATGTGAGACGAGATCTCATTCCACTTGAATAAGTATACATAGGTAAATCAATAAATTTTTCTAATTCTGAAAACTCTATAATTTCTTCAGCTAATCCATTATCAAGATCTTTCTTAGGGATACCTAATAACAAAGCATTTAAGTATAAGTTATCTCTACCAGTTAAATCTTCAATAAATCCAGCTCCCAAAGTAAGCAATTGTATTTTTTTAGCATCAATTGTCAAAGATCCTGTATCAGGGGCAAATGTTTTTGATAGGATTTTCAATAAAGTAGATTTACCAGAACCATTTGTCCCAATAATACCTAAATTTTTACTTTTTTCTAAGTTAAAAGATATTCCTTTTAGCGCTTCAATTTTATTAATTGTAGAATCTAACTCTGTTTTTGTAAATATTTTTTTTAAACTAAAACTACTACGAATTGTGTAGGTTAATGTAATATTTTTAGCTTCAATTATATTTTTATTCATATTCTACTCTCCACTTATCGTGCATTAATTCTATTATAAATTTGATCATTTTTATATAAAATATAGATACCTAACATAATAAAGAAAATAGTAATAAATATTAAATATAATACTCTCATGGTAGGAGGAGCTTGTCCGTAAGTAAAAATATCTCGAAAACTTGTTGTCAATATTCCTACTGGATTTAATTTCATAAAAAATATGTATTTTTGAGGGATTTTATCTATATTATAAAATATAGGAGTTGCAAACATTCCTATCATAATAATATGAGGTAAAATATTAGAAAAATCATTCATAAAGACATTAATATGAGCCACCATCATAGAACAAGCCCAAGTAAGTAAAAACAATGCAACTATTAAAAGAGGTAAGTATAGCATATATACAGTAAACGGTAAGCCATACACCACCATCAATATTCCTAAAAAACCTAAAGAAAATAAAAACGGAGTTAGTGATGATATACAAACCGCTAGAGGGAAAATAAATTTAGGAACATAATTGTCTCGACATAAAGACAAATTTGATGTTATGCTGGATACAGATTGTTGAACAGACATAGAAAAATAACGCCAAACTAACATAGCTGAAAAAAAGAATACTGGATAATAAGGATCTTTTTGTGAAAAAGCTACTCTCACAAGAATAATATAAATTCCCATATTTAATAAAGGATCTAAAAACCACCATAAATAACCTAGAGCTGTAGTAGACACTTTGGCTTTTTCCAGTGCTTTTACATAATAAATAATGTAATCTATATTACTTAACAATTCTCTATAAAAACGTTTCATTGCCGAAAAAAAAGTCATTTATTATATCCTCTAAAATAATTAAAATATATTTTATATATTATATCTTTTTTTTTAATTTAATACAAGTCTACATGTCCATTTAATTAAATTATTTTATATAAGATATTAGAGATATCTTTTTTTATAAGATCACAATTATTACTTTTTTTTAATAATTCTAAAACTACATTTTCTGCATATTCTTTAAATACACCTTTACTAACTAAAAAAGTCCAATCTGAAGCTTGTGCAAGAAAAGTATGATATATTTTATCTTGAGAAATAACTTGTTTATGTTTTAATAACATCTCTAACTCATATAAAGAAGGTATTAATTTACTCCAAATTTTGTTAGTTTTTATATTGATCCATGACTCCGCATTATAATTTGTACCCCATGTAGATAATAAAGGTTCTTGTATAGGATACAACACATTTAAAAAATCATCTTTTATTAAAATATTATTATCCTGTAATTTTTGTATTAATATATCTAAAAAGTATATCCCCTCTTTCCACCAATGTCCAAATAATTCCATATCAAAAAAAACAGAAATATTATCATTGTTTTGATAATTACCATGCAATGATTTAATATAATCTTCAACATCTACATATATTTGATCCTGTGCTTCCTCTTCATTATATAGATTCTTTATAGACTTATTTTTGTCTGTTATTGCGTATAATGATACACCTGATAAAGGTATATCATTTTCTTGAAGCAGTTGATTTATTTCTCTACTGTCATCTTTTAAATCTCTATGAAATTCTCTATATACAGAATTTCCAGGATAACCTGTAGATGCATCCCATATTTTTGATGTGCATTCATAATTTCTACAAATATAATTAATATGATTGGAAGTATAACGAGAGTGATTAACACTGGAAGAAGGATCTGCAAATGTATATTTCACTCCATACTGAGATAGATGCTTACTTAATTCTGGAAATATAGCACACTCAGGACTCCAAAAACCATTAATATTAGTAAAAAATAATTCAGATATTTGTTTACCCAACTTAATTTGAAGATCTAATACATGAGGAAAAGATCGTAAGCTGGGTAAAAAAGCATGCGTAACGGAGCTAGTCAAAATATTCAAAATACCTATTTTAGAATAATATTGGAAAATTTTAATTATATCAAAATCCCAATTTTTATATAATATTTCTAATTCTAATATTTTTTGTAAATCTTTTTTTACAATTAAATTTTCATTATTATTTTTTAAATTGACCGAAAGTATTTTTTTTCTTACTTCTAAATATTTCATAAAATTATCTTTAAAATTTGTAGAAGATAATTGTACTAATAATATAGGAGATAAATTAATAGAAATACAAATATTCTTACTCTTATAAGATTCTAAAATATTCAAAAATGGTAAGTAAGAATGTAGAACAACTTCATGTAACCAATATTCCACTTCTGTATCTAATACATAGGGAATATGTGCGTGTAATATTATATTAAATTTTTTCACTATTGATTCCTTTGAATTGATTTTTTAATATAAAAACTTGTAATAACAAAAATTATTTGGTATAATGAAAATATCTCATCTGTAAATAGGATATTAAAGGAAGTTCATTATGACTATCCC is from Spirochaetota bacterium and encodes:
- a CDS encoding ABC transporter permease; translation: MTFFSAMKRFYRELLSNIDYIIYYVKALEKAKVSTTALGYLWWFLDPLLNMGIYIILVRVAFSQKDPYYPVFFFSAMLVWRYFSMSVQQSVSSITSNLSLCRDNYVPKFIFPLAVCISSLTPFLFSLGFLGILMVVYGLPFTVYMLYLPLLIVALFLLTWACSMMVAHINVFMNDFSNILPHIIMIGMFATPIFYNIDKIPQKYIFFMKLNPVGILTTSFRDIFTYGQAPPTMRVLYLIFITIFFIMLGIYILYKNDQIYNRINAR
- a CDS encoding ABC transporter ATP-binding protein, which encodes MNKNIIEAKNITLTYTIRSSFSLKKIFTKTELDSTINKIEALKGISFNLEKSKNLGIIGTNGSGKSTLLKILSKTFAPDTGSLTIDAKKIQLLTLGAGFIEDLTGRDNLYLNALLLGIPKKDLDNGLAEEIIEFSELEKFIDLPMYTYSSGMRSRLTFSVSACIRPSLLLLDEVFSVGDAHFKAKSTERIKQMINSDNSVVMISHDTKAIEEHCENSLWLHKGEVKMTGTSKDVMKEYLEFTK